From Roseburia hominis, the proteins below share one genomic window:
- the glgB gene encoding 1,4-alpha-glucan branching protein GlgB: MADKKAKKVTDKEQVKEYEIGELDQYLFGQGNHYEIYKKLGAHPVKDGKKQGVYFAVWAPRAKAVSVIGDFNGWNEGAAPMERHEPLGIYTAFIEGVPVGAYYKFCIETQNGDRLYKADPFANSAEMRPGTASRIADISNLKWTDSKWLERRRTWDHHTQPMSIYEAHIGSWKRHPGREDEGFYNYREFAHAIVDYMKDMGYTHIELMGIAEYPFDGSWGYQVTGYFAPTARYGTPEDFAYMINYLHRNKIGVILDWVPAHFPRDAHGLAEFDGTPTFEYADPRKGEHPDWGTKIFDYGKSEVKNFLISNALFWLEHYHVDGLRVDAVASMLYLDYGKQDGQWVANKYGGNQNLEAIEFFKHLNSVVLGRNPGAVMIAEESTAWPKVTGRPEDDGLGFSMKWNMGWMHDFTEYMKLDPYFRKGCHNQMTFASSYAYSENYILVLSHDEVVHLKCSMLNKMPGLGFDKYANLKVGYAFMTGHPGKKLLFMGQEFAQLREWSEARELDWFLLAEPEHQAVQNFYRDLLHLYRKNKAMYEMDSSPDGFEWVNADDGYRSIYSFIRHSKDNKKNLLFVCNFTPMEWADYRVGVPRRKQYKLVLNSDEAQYGGKGEERPAVYKAVKQECDGRPYSFAYKLPPYGVAVFEF; the protein is encoded by the coding sequence ATGGCTGATAAAAAAGCAAAAAAAGTAACCGATAAGGAGCAGGTAAAAGAGTACGAGATTGGCGAATTGGACCAATATCTGTTCGGACAGGGGAACCATTATGAGATCTATAAAAAATTGGGAGCGCACCCCGTAAAGGACGGGAAGAAGCAGGGAGTCTATTTCGCAGTCTGGGCACCTCGCGCTAAGGCCGTTTCCGTTATTGGAGATTTCAATGGCTGGAACGAGGGGGCGGCTCCGATGGAGCGTCACGAACCGCTGGGAATATATACGGCATTTATAGAAGGCGTTCCGGTGGGCGCTTATTATAAATTCTGCATTGAGACACAAAATGGGGACAGGCTTTACAAAGCAGATCCGTTTGCGAATAGTGCAGAGATGCGTCCGGGAACCGCGTCCCGCATTGCGGATATTTCCAATTTGAAGTGGACGGACAGCAAGTGGCTGGAGCGAAGAAGGACCTGGGATCATCATACTCAGCCGATGTCGATCTATGAAGCGCACATTGGTTCATGGAAACGGCACCCGGGACGTGAGGATGAGGGATTCTACAACTATCGTGAGTTTGCACATGCGATAGTGGATTATATGAAGGATATGGGATATACGCATATAGAGCTGATGGGAATTGCGGAATATCCGTTTGACGGCTCATGGGGATATCAGGTGACGGGATATTTCGCACCCACCGCACGGTATGGGACGCCCGAGGATTTTGCCTATATGATCAATTATCTGCATCGCAATAAGATCGGCGTTATTTTGGACTGGGTACCGGCGCATTTCCCGAGAGATGCACATGGTCTTGCAGAGTTTGACGGGACACCGACATTTGAATATGCGGACCCCAGAAAGGGAGAGCATCCGGACTGGGGAACCAAGATTTTTGATTATGGCAAATCCGAAGTAAAGAATTTCCTGATCTCTAATGCGCTTTTCTGGCTGGAGCATTATCATGTGGACGGTCTTCGTGTGGATGCGGTGGCTTCCATGCTGTATCTGGATTACGGCAAACAGGACGGACAGTGGGTCGCTAACAAATACGGCGGCAATCAGAATCTGGAAGCGATCGAGTTCTTCAAGCATCTGAATTCTGTGGTCCTTGGGCGGAATCCGGGCGCGGTAATGATCGCAGAGGAATCTACGGCGTGGCCGAAGGTAACAGGAAGGCCGGAGGACGACGGACTGGGATTCAGTATGAAATGGAATATGGGCTGGATGCATGATTTTACAGAGTATATGAAGCTGGATCCGTATTTCAGAAAAGGCTGCCATAACCAGATGACATTTGCATCTTCCTATGCATACAGTGAGAATTATATTCTGGTACTTTCTCATGATGAGGTCGTACATTTGAAATGTTCTATGCTCAACAAGATGCCTGGTCTTGGCTTTGATAAGTATGCGAACTTAAAGGTCGGCTATGCATTTATGACCGGACACCCGGGCAAAAAGCTGCTCTTTATGGGACAGGAATTTGCGCAGCTCAGAGAATGGAGCGAGGCGAGAGAACTGGATTGGTTCCTGCTTGCCGAGCCGGAGCATCAGGCAGTACAGAATTTCTATCGCGATCTTCTGCATCTGTATCGGAAGAATAAAGCGATGTATGAGATGGATTCTTCGCCGGATGGCTTTGAGTGGGTGAATGCAGATGACGGATACCGCAGTATTTACAGTTTTATCCGTCATTCTAAGGATAATAAAAAGAATTTGTTGTTCGTATGTAATTTTACGCCGATGGAATGGGCAGACTATCGTGTGGGAGTGCCGAGAAGAAAGCAGTATAAGCTGGTACTCAATAGCGATGAAGCACAGTATGGCGGAAAGGGTGAGGAGCGCCCAGCCGTATACAAAGCCGTAAAACAGGAATGTGACGGCCGGCCGTATTCTTTCGCTTACAAGCTGCCGCCGTATGGCGTAGCTGTGTTCGAGTTCTAA
- a CDS encoding adaptor protein MecA, producing MTFWKVSDTRMNCLITQEEIEILGFHIDELMSNRERTVELLNLLAAKGKEALGMDLQMVVHSFYGAFLPDRSLLLTITCGEAAGDGEVQVLSGEGDFFARLLADRDEEEKESAGEPISCQILFSTIDSVIDFCRIFHEGRPIGSRLYEYDDIYYLMMDFEDTQQGRSDALKVAMAGEFGGVVEEEALSEVFLKEHECCLIGEAAVEKLYELEA from the coding sequence ATGACCTTTTGGAAAGTATCGGATACCAGAATGAATTGTTTGATCACCCAGGAAGAGATAGAGATTCTGGGATTTCATATAGATGAATTGATGAGTAACCGTGAGCGGACCGTGGAACTTTTGAATCTGCTGGCGGCGAAGGGGAAGGAAGCCCTCGGCATGGACCTGCAGATGGTGGTGCATAGTTTTTACGGCGCTTTTCTGCCTGACAGAAGCCTGCTTCTTACGATTACCTGCGGGGAGGCAGCCGGAGATGGCGAAGTCCAGGTGCTAAGCGGGGAGGGAGATTTTTTTGCAAGACTTCTGGCGGACAGAGACGAGGAGGAAAAGGAGAGTGCGGGAGAGCCCATATCATGCCAGATCTTGTTCTCGACCATTGACAGCGTGATCGACTTTTGCAGGATTTTCCATGAGGGCAGACCGATCGGAAGCCGACTGTACGAATACGATGACATATATTACCTGATGATGGATTTTGAGGATACGCAGCAAGGCAGATCCGATGCGCTTAAAGTCGCCATGGCGGGGGAATTTGGCGGCGTCGTGGAAGAGGAAGCTCTTTCTGAGGTGTTCCTTAAGGAGCATGAGTGCTGTTTGATCGGGGAAGCTGCGGTGGAGAAGCTGTATGAGCTGGAAGCGTAG
- a CDS encoding Lrp/AsnC family transcriptional regulator: protein MDTLDYQILNILKKNARKKASDISKEIHLSVSTVIERIRKLESSGIIESYTIITNEHKIGNDLTALMEVSLTHPRFNDAFVEEVMSHPNIISCYYLTGEFDYMIKIACQSSEHLEKIHKWVKDRKGVRFTRTHFVLRNVKNIYTTLPAPPEEQNITE from the coding sequence ATGGATACTCTTGATTATCAAATTTTAAACATACTGAAAAAAAATGCCCGCAAGAAAGCGTCTGATATCAGCAAGGAGATACATCTTTCTGTATCGACGGTTATAGAACGAATTCGCAAACTGGAGAGTTCCGGAATCATCGAATCCTACACTATTATCACTAACGAGCATAAGATTGGCAATGACCTCACTGCTTTAATGGAAGTCAGCCTGACACACCCCCGTTTTAACGACGCCTTTGTCGAGGAGGTGATGTCACACCCGAATATCATATCCTGTTATTATTTGACCGGAGAATTTGATTATATGATAAAAATCGCCTGCCAGTCTTCAGAACATCTTGAAAAGATACATAAGTGGGTCAAGGACCGCAAAGGCGTCCGTTTCACCCGTACTCATTTTGTACTCCGTAACGTCAAGAATATTTATACTACCCTTCCCGCACCGCCCGAAGAGCAAAATATAACCGAATAA
- the bioB gene encoding biotin synthase BioB, whose translation MLTKLTDSIIAGRRLTPDDDLTLLLSSPIEEVSREADRLRRALLSDRGELCTIVNGRSGKCPENCKFCAQSAHHHTDVRTYGFLSDQELLEDCRNLEMRGVHRYSIVTAGRNLGADLSRAAGAYRCLRENTNMLLCASCGLLTEDELIRLKEAGVTRYHANLETSRRNFPNICTTHTYDDKIACIRAAKRAGLEVCSGGILGLGETMQDRIDMAFDLADLKVDSIPLNVLVAIPGTPLADLKPLSEEEILRSVAIFRFICPDMTIRLAGGRMLMKNYGEAALKGGANATITGDMLTTSGNGIAEDQELFTRLGYDIHWRKNE comes from the coding sequence ATGCTGACAAAACTGACCGATTCTATCATCGCCGGACGAAGGCTGACCCCAGACGATGATCTGACATTGCTACTTTCATCCCCCATCGAAGAAGTATCCCGGGAAGCGGACCGCCTTCGCCGGGCGCTTCTATCCGACCGCGGCGAATTATGCACGATCGTGAATGGCCGCAGCGGAAAATGCCCGGAAAACTGTAAATTCTGCGCGCAATCCGCCCACCATCACACAGATGTCAGGACCTACGGTTTCCTATCCGACCAGGAACTCCTTGAGGACTGTCGGAATCTGGAAATGCGCGGCGTCCACCGCTATTCCATCGTCACAGCCGGGCGAAATCTCGGAGCTGACTTAAGCCGTGCGGCAGGGGCCTACCGCTGCCTGCGTGAAAATACAAATATGCTACTCTGTGCCTCCTGCGGTCTTCTGACGGAGGACGAACTAATCCGTCTCAAGGAAGCCGGAGTGACAAGGTACCATGCAAACCTGGAGACCTCCCGGAGGAATTTTCCAAACATTTGCACAACCCACACCTACGACGATAAAATTGCCTGTATCCGCGCCGCGAAGCGCGCCGGCCTGGAGGTCTGTTCCGGCGGAATCCTGGGGCTTGGCGAAACCATGCAGGACCGCATCGACATGGCGTTTGACCTGGCGGATCTGAAAGTCGACTCCATTCCGCTCAACGTGCTGGTTGCCATACCGGGCACCCCGCTTGCGGATCTAAAGCCGCTTTCCGAAGAAGAAATCCTCCGCAGCGTCGCCATTTTCCGCTTCATATGTCCGGATATGACAATCCGTCTCGCCGGAGGGCGTATGCTCATGAAAAATTATGGCGAGGCCGCATTAAAAGGCGGTGCCAACGCCACCATCACCGGAGATATGCTGACGACCAGCGGAAATGGAATCGCGGAAGATCAGGAACTATTTACCAGACTTGGGTACGATATCCATTGGAGAAAAAACGAATAG
- the glyA gene encoding serine hydroxymethyltransferase yields MITDVMDYIKNYDEEVGDALYLELNRQKRNLELIASENIVSPAVMLAMGTVPTNKYAEGYPAKRYYGGCEDVDLLENLAIERAKKLFGCDHVCVQPHSGASANIAVYQAFLKPGDTVMGLNLAHGGHLTHGSPVNISGLLYHFVPYSVNDEGFLDYDVIRGQARECRPKMIVAGASAYPREIRFDIFADIAKEVGAILFVDMAHIAGLVAAGLHQSPVPYADVVTTTTHKTLRGPRGAIIMCKEEHAKAINKAIFPGTQGGPLMHIIGAKAICFGEALKPEYKEYQTQVVKNAKALADALLAEGFKLVSGGTDNHLMLVDLQNMNITGKELQNRLDEVYITVNKNAVPNDPASPFVTSGVRIGTPAVTTRGLKEADMKEIARLIKMAVTEFDTKADEIRSAVNVICSKYPLYE; encoded by the coding sequence CTGATTACGGATGTGATGGACTACATCAAGAATTATGATGAGGAGGTCGGAGATGCGCTTTACCTGGAACTGAATCGTCAGAAAAGGAACCTGGAGCTGATTGCTTCGGAAAATATTGTGAGCCCTGCAGTGATGCTGGCGATGGGAACGGTTCCGACGAATAAGTATGCAGAGGGGTATCCGGCGAAACGTTATTATGGCGGTTGTGAGGATGTGGATCTGTTGGAGAATCTTGCGATTGAGCGTGCGAAGAAATTGTTTGGCTGCGATCATGTATGTGTGCAGCCGCATTCCGGAGCAAGTGCAAATATCGCGGTATATCAGGCATTTTTGAAACCGGGCGATACGGTGATGGGACTTAATCTGGCACATGGCGGTCATTTGACGCATGGTTCACCGGTTAATATCTCCGGACTTTTGTATCATTTTGTACCTTACAGTGTAAATGACGAGGGATTTCTGGATTATGATGTGATCCGCGGGCAGGCGAGAGAGTGCAGGCCGAAGATGATCGTGGCGGGAGCTTCCGCGTATCCAAGAGAGATCAGATTTGACATTTTTGCGGATATCGCAAAGGAAGTGGGAGCCATTCTTTTCGTAGATATGGCACACATTGCGGGTCTGGTAGCGGCTGGTCTGCATCAGAGTCCGGTGCCCTACGCAGACGTGGTGACGACTACCACGCATAAGACGCTGCGCGGGCCGAGAGGGGCTATCATCATGTGCAAGGAAGAGCACGCGAAAGCGATCAACAAGGCGATCTTCCCGGGTACGCAGGGAGGCCCGCTGATGCACATTATCGGCGCGAAGGCGATTTGCTTCGGAGAGGCGTTAAAACCGGAATATAAAGAGTACCAGACGCAGGTGGTTAAGAATGCCAAGGCTTTGGCGGACGCGTTGCTTGCAGAGGGATTCAAATTAGTCAGCGGCGGAACGGATAATCATTTGATGCTGGTAGACCTGCAGAATATGAATATCACGGGAAAAGAGTTGCAGAACCGTCTGGATGAGGTCTATATTACCGTAAATAAGAATGCGGTTCCCAATGATCCGGCAAGTCCGTTTGTCACAAGCGGTGTAAGAATCGGCACGCCGGCTGTTACGACCAGAGGGCTTAAAGAGGCGGACATGAAAGAAATCGCCCGCCTGATCAAGATGGCTGTTACCGAATTTGATACGAAGGCGGACGAGATCCGATCTGCGGTAAATGTGATCTGCAGTAAATATCCGTTATACGAATAA
- a CDS encoding phosphopentomutase, with translation MGPYKRIFTIVIDSLGIGAMPDAVDFGDEGADTLGHISESATELRIPNLQKLGLANLHPLRQVQAAKRPLGYQMVLREASNGKDTMTGHWEMMGLHITKPFLTFTETGFPQELIDELERRTGRKIIGNKSASGTEILEELAEEEIATGHMIVYTSADSVLQICGNEETFGLQELYRCCEIARELTMKEEWRVGRVIARPYVGKKKGEFRRTSNRHDYALKPYGRTALNALKDAGLDVISVGKIYDIFDGEGLTESNKSKSSVHGMEQTLEIAGRDFTGLCFVNLVDFDALWGHRRDPEGYARELERFDVKLGELLAVLREDDLLLITADHGNDPTYKGTDHTREKVPFLAYSPGMKGNGSLGEGSSFALIGATIAENFGVRMPEGTIGESILGRLK, from the coding sequence ATGGGACCATATAAACGAATATTTACGATTGTGATCGATTCGCTTGGAATCGGAGCGATGCCGGACGCTGTGGATTTTGGAGATGAGGGTGCGGATACGCTGGGACATATTTCTGAGTCCGCCACGGAGCTTCGTATCCCGAATCTGCAGAAGCTGGGGCTGGCGAATCTGCACCCATTAAGACAGGTGCAGGCAGCAAAGCGTCCGTTGGGGTATCAGATGGTGCTGCGGGAAGCCAGTAACGGGAAGGATACGATGACGGGGCACTGGGAAATGATGGGACTCCATATTACGAAACCGTTTTTGACATTTACGGAGACAGGGTTCCCACAGGAGTTGATCGATGAGCTGGAGAGAAGGACCGGGCGGAAGATTATAGGGAATAAGAGCGCCAGCGGGACTGAGATTCTGGAAGAACTGGCGGAAGAGGAGATCGCGACGGGACACATGATTGTGTATACTTCGGCGGATTCTGTGCTGCAGATTTGCGGAAATGAGGAGACGTTTGGGCTTCAGGAGCTTTATCGGTGCTGTGAGATTGCGCGGGAGCTTACGATGAAGGAAGAATGGCGTGTGGGGCGTGTGATCGCAAGGCCTTATGTGGGAAAGAAAAAAGGGGAGTTCAGGCGCACAAGTAACCGTCATGACTACGCACTTAAGCCGTATGGGCGGACTGCTTTGAATGCGCTGAAAGACGCGGGGCTGGACGTGATTTCCGTGGGAAAGATCTACGATATTTTTGACGGGGAGGGACTTACCGAGTCCAACAAGTCGAAAAGCTCCGTACATGGAATGGAGCAGACACTTGAAATCGCCGGAAGGGATTTTACAGGCCTTTGTTTTGTGAATCTGGTGGATTTTGACGCATTGTGGGGACATAGAAGAGATCCGGAAGGGTATGCGAGGGAACTGGAGAGATTCGATGTGAAATTAGGGGAATTGCTGGCAGTATTAAGAGAAGATGACCTGCTTTTGATCACTGCGGATCATGGAAATGATCCTACCTATAAGGGGACTGACCACACGCGGGAGAAGGTGCCGTTTCTGGCATATTCTCCGGGAATGAAGGGAAACGGGAGCCTGGGAGAAGGAAGCAGCTTCGCACTGATTGGTGCGACGATCGCGGAGAATTTTGGCGTTAGAATGCCGGAAGGGACGATTGGGGAGTCGATATTGGGGAGATTAAAATAA
- a CDS encoding thioredoxin family protein — protein MSIPLITKDYAGEIARERLPVVVEFFASWCPKCSMMKDVVERLARIHRRELVFKKVDIDISEKTADNLGIEIVPTFIIYKNGKILGYTTGVLSEELLEERIFEMLEEA, from the coding sequence ATGTCCATACCACTGATCACCAAAGATTATGCTGGTGAGATCGCCCGCGAGAGACTCCCCGTCGTTGTCGAATTCTTCGCCTCCTGGTGCCCAAAGTGCTCCATGATGAAAGATGTCGTAGAACGTCTGGCGCGTATTCACCGCCGGGAACTGGTCTTCAAAAAAGTAGATATCGATATTTCAGAAAAGACTGCCGACAACCTCGGTATTGAGATCGTCCCCACCTTTATAATCTATAAAAATGGTAAAATCCTCGGCTACACAACGGGCGTACTCAGTGAAGAATTACTGGAAGAACGGATATTTGAAATGCTGGAAGAAGCATAA
- the trmB gene encoding tRNA (guanosine(46)-N7)-methyltransferase TrmB, translating into MRLRNVPGAEAYLTAHPLVIKNETRYRGSWKDTFEHSENPIHIEIGMGKGKFLLTLAKDNPNINYIGIERYSSVLVRALERYDKQEEYQDVSNIRFICMDAKDLPDVFAVGEVDKIYLNFSDPWPKARHAKRRLTSRQYFERYDKILAYDGTVEFKTDNEDLFEFSLEQVDMAGWILLARTYDLYRDPTLSRGNIMTEYEEKFAGQGHPIHKLIAMRN; encoded by the coding sequence ATGAGACTGCGTAATGTACCAGGAGCAGAGGCATATCTGACTGCTCACCCACTTGTCATAAAGAATGAAACCAGATACCGCGGCAGTTGGAAGGACACCTTTGAACATTCAGAGAATCCGATCCATATCGAGATCGGAATGGGAAAAGGCAAATTCCTCCTGACTCTTGCCAAGGATAACCCGAACATCAACTACATCGGGATCGAACGTTATTCCAGCGTGCTCGTGCGCGCCCTGGAACGTTATGATAAACAGGAGGAATATCAGGACGTATCCAACATCCGTTTTATCTGTATGGACGCCAAGGATCTGCCGGATGTATTTGCCGTAGGTGAAGTGGACAAGATCTATCTTAATTTTTCTGACCCCTGGCCGAAAGCCCGCCATGCAAAGCGGCGTCTCACCAGCCGTCAGTATTTTGAGCGTTATGACAAGATTCTCGCCTATGATGGCACCGTGGAATTCAAGACAGACAACGAAGACCTGTTTGAATTCTCCCTGGAACAGGTGGACATGGCCGGCTGGATTCTCCTTGCGAGAACTTACGACCTGTATCGCGACCCCACCCTGAGCCGCGGAAATATCATGACCGAATACGAAGAGAAGTTTGCGGGGCAGGGACATCCGATTCATAAACTGATTGCTATGCGTAACTAA
- a CDS encoding biotin transporter BioY, translating to MNQTTTKFNTRQLVLIALMTAITCILAPFSIPIPFSPVPISFTNLVLYISIFVLGYKMATVSYLVYLLLGFVGLPVFSGFTGGLAKLAGPTGGYLVGFIFMTIIAGFFVEKCHGKYRHALSLAGMVLGTAVCYAFGTVWLAKMMNLTFAQGLATGVIPYLPGDAVKMIAALIVGPTLQKRVGNLQ from the coding sequence ATGAATCAAACTACAACCAAATTCAACACCAGACAACTCGTCCTCATCGCCCTTATGACGGCCATCACCTGTATACTTGCTCCATTTTCCATACCAATCCCGTTCAGCCCGGTGCCGATCTCATTTACCAACCTGGTACTTTACATCAGTATCTTCGTGTTAGGCTATAAGATGGCGACCGTCAGTTATCTCGTATACCTGCTGCTAGGCTTTGTCGGACTTCCCGTATTTTCCGGCTTTACGGGCGGTCTTGCCAAACTGGCCGGACCGACCGGCGGCTATCTGGTGGGATTCATTTTCATGACCATCATCGCAGGATTTTTCGTGGAAAAATGCCACGGCAAATACCGCCACGCCTTAAGCCTTGCCGGCATGGTTCTGGGAACCGCCGTATGCTACGCCTTCGGAACGGTCTGGCTTGCCAAAATGATGAACCTCACCTTTGCCCAGGGGCTTGCCACAGGCGTGATCCCGTATCTTCCGGGAGACGCTGTAAAAATGATCGCCGCACTGATCGTCGGACCGACTTTGCAGAAGCGGGTAGGTAACCTGCAATAA